From one Thermatribacter velox genomic stretch:
- a CDS encoding nucleotidyltransferase domain-containing protein — protein sequence MRDNVSCKPDYKTIQKLLQKAGKDQEVLAVILFGSHAHGKTSPLSDVDVCLVLRSKIANRLQMVQKRLDYLAEFPHLDIQVFQLLPLAIQKRILKEGKVLYSHNDEALYDVAYFAVKAFEDFKHKYYDYLEEVSRGS from the coding sequence ATGCGTGATAATGTGTCCTGTAAACCAGATTACAAAACGATTCAGAAATTATTGCAAAAAGCCGGGAAAGACCAGGAAGTTCTTGCAGTTATTCTTTTTGGAAGCCATGCTCACGGTAAAACGAGTCCTCTCTCCGATGTTGATGTCTGCCTCGTTTTAAGGTCCAAAATTGCGAACAGATTACAAATGGTTCAGAAACGCCTGGATTACCTGGCAGAATTCCCACACCTGGACATTCAGGTTTTCCAGCTCCTGCCCCTTGCCATTCAAAAAAGAATCCTTAAAGAAGGTAAGGTACTCTATTCCCACAACGATGAAGCTCTTTACGACGTAGCTTATTTCGCTGTTAAAGCCTTTGAAGATTTTAAACACAAGTATTATGACTATCTTGAGGAAGTCAGTCGTGGATCGTGA
- a CDS encoding HEPN domain-containing protein produces the protein MKKAKIKEVKQWLIKSQRDLDSARLLLKGGYLDTAVYHCQQAVEKSY, from the coding sequence ATGAAAAAGGCCAAAATAAAAGAAGTCAAGCAGTGGCTCATAAAGAGTCAACGTGATTTAGATTCGGCTCGACTTCTCCTAAAAGGTGGCTATTTAGATACAGCAGTTTATCACTGCCAACAGGCAGTTGAAAAAAGCTATTAA
- a CDS encoding nucleotidyltransferase family protein, translating to MLESEVRAMKRENLTFEEIKERLRALKPFLGEEYAVKEIGVFGSFVRGEESPESDLDILVEFEKPIGLLKFVDLKIRLSEALGVEVDLVMKSALKPRIGKRILQEVVMV from the coding sequence TTGCTGGAAAGTGAAGTCCGGGCCATGAAAAGAGAGAACCTCACCTTTGAAGAAATTAAAGAAAGACTGAGAGCCTTAAAACCTTTCCTCGGAGAAGAATATGCAGTGAAGGAAATAGGAGTTTTCGGCTCCTTTGTTCGGGGAGAAGAGTCCCCGGAGAGTGACCTGGACATACTGGTAGAATTCGAAAAACCGATAGGGCTCCTGAAGTTTGTGGACCTGAAAATCAGGCTTTCTGAAGCTCTGGGAGTGGAAGTTGACCTGGTAATGAAAAGCGCGCTCAAGCCCAGAATAGGCAAAAGGATTCTTCAAGAGGTTGTGATGGTATGA
- a CDS encoding nucleotidyltransferase domain-containing protein, whose product METYTSREREKLLHEELSRIVSLLIEKYQPEKIILFGSLAEGRIHEWSDIDLLIIKDTFKRPIERILEVSKLVRPRVGVDFFVYTPSEFALCLEEEVSFFRDILTQGKVLYEKGNSGVDEDR is encoded by the coding sequence ATGGAGACCTATACTTCCAGAGAGCGGGAGAAGCTTCTTCACGAAGAGCTTTCCCGAATAGTGAGCCTCCTGATAGAAAAATACCAACCGGAAAAAATAATTCTCTTCGGTTCTCTTGCCGAAGGCCGCATTCATGAGTGGAGCGATATAGATCTTTTGATCATCAAAGATACATTTAAGCGTCCAATTGAACGGATTCTCGAAGTTTCAAAGCTGGTGCGTCCCAGGGTAGGGGTTGATTTTTTTGTGTACACTCCTTCTGAGTTTGCACTCTGCCTTGAAGAAGAAGTTTCATTTTTCCGTGATATCCTGACTCAAGGGAAGGTCCTTTATGAGAAGGGAAACTCAGGAGTGGATGAAGATCGCTGA
- a CDS encoding nucleotidyltransferase domain-containing protein — MGIAETYRGPSGNLLPGLRMDLEEAIKKLKKLFREKSVPIAYLFGSYICGEVGAASDVDIAVFLILKRKAKSSIRLSRKSCSGFEKPWARSVSILCFLTVLLCRSSLKLFLRDASFTPRVMSF; from the coding sequence GTGGGCATAGCTGAAACCTATCGCGGTCCTTCTGGTAATCTCTTGCCCGGGCTCCGGATGGACCTGGAAGAGGCAATAAAGAAGCTGAAAAAGCTCTTTCGAGAAAAGAGCGTTCCTATTGCTTACCTTTTTGGCTCTTATATTTGTGGTGAAGTTGGTGCCGCTTCTGACGTTGATATAGCCGTTTTTCTTATCTTAAAAAGAAAGGCAAAAAGCTCTATTCGTCTTTCCAGGAAATCTTGCTCGGGATTCGAGAAGCCCTGGGCACGGAGCGTTTCGATCTTGTGCTTCTTGACCGTGCTCCTTTGTCGCTCCAGTTTGAAATTGTTTCTCAGGGACGCCTCATTTACTCCCAGAGTGATGAGCTTTTGA
- a CDS encoding DUF86 domain-containing protein — MDRERILSKIAELEGYLEELRTILPKDFEEFQKIEKKRACERLLQIAIEAVMDICYLLVRDLRLGLPSDEEDILDKIEEAGIIQGELQETLRKMRGFRNILVHEYGRVDDWIVYQMTTQGFESFDRFRKTVLRFLYSG, encoded by the coding sequence GTGGATCGTGAGCGCATCCTGAGCAAAATAGCAGAACTGGAAGGATATTTAGAAGAATTGCGCACTATCCTACCCAAAGACTTCGAAGAGTTCCAAAAAATAGAGAAAAAACGAGCCTGTGAGCGCTTATTGCAAATTGCCATTGAAGCAGTAATGGATATTTGCTATCTGCTGGTACGTGATTTGCGCTTGGGCTTGCCCAGTGACGAAGAAGACATTCTTGACAAAATTGAAGAGGCTGGGATTATCCAGGGCGAGTTGCAAGAAACCTTGCGTAAAATGCGAGGTTTTCGAAACATCTTAGTACATGAGTATGGACGCGTTGACGATTGGATTGTCTATCAAATGACAACGCAAGGCTTCGAATCCTTTGACAGGTTTCGAAAGACTGTTCTACGTTTTTTGTACTCCGGGTAA
- a CDS encoding ATP-binding protein, which yields MDLDQVIEKLETRRNRLISFLPEKKRLFFSELEKQMKNRAVLLYGPRGVGKTTFLLFMSKDCNLFYVSGDDPLLLYHPFYEMAEKVLLDYPGIIIDEAHSLKDWSKLIKALYDSFPNKIIWISDSSSVLLRKGIADLSRRFVSLKMPLVSLREYIYLETGQIIEKLSFPSDNLLEYATRVIKQVDVLQYFRKYREGGTRPFYLEGNFREKMINILEKTIYYDIPHLIGTISENHFGALKAVVSFLLYSKIPTINVESMCREWGIGKPKLYQLLYAMEEVGLVNIVRKEGVEKAYSKGSKIFFADPAFYFVFEGETGNFREAFTVFALKERIRAAKREEEADFVLDGVKLEIGGRGKVSKHSDYVIKDDLDLPVRNSVPLWMLGMLW from the coding sequence ATGGACCTTGATCAGGTAATTGAAAAGCTTGAAACGCGTAGAAACAGACTAATCAGTTTTTTGCCTGAGAAAAAGCGCCTCTTCTTCAGCGAGCTGGAAAAGCAAATGAAAAATAGAGCCGTGCTTCTTTACGGCCCCAGGGGCGTTGGTAAAACGACCTTCTTGCTTTTTATGTCGAAAGATTGCAATTTATTTTACGTATCCGGGGACGATCCACTGCTTTTGTACCACCCTTTCTACGAAATGGCAGAAAAGGTCTTGCTGGATTACCCTGGCATCATCATTGACGAAGCACATTCTCTAAAGGATTGGAGTAAGCTGATTAAGGCCCTGTATGATTCCTTTCCAAACAAAATTATCTGGATAAGCGACAGCAGTTCCGTGCTCCTGCGAAAGGGAATTGCGGACCTTTCCAGAAGGTTTGTGTCGTTAAAGATGCCTCTTGTGTCCCTGCGCGAATATATTTATCTGGAAACCGGCCAAATCATCGAAAAGCTGAGCTTCCCCTCAGACAACCTCTTAGAATATGCAACCCGGGTAATAAAGCAGGTTGATGTGCTGCAGTATTTCAGAAAGTACCGCGAGGGAGGGACAAGACCCTTTTATCTTGAGGGAAACTTCAGGGAGAAAATGATCAACATTCTGGAAAAAACAATTTACTATGATATCCCGCATCTCATCGGAACTATCAGCGAAAATCATTTTGGAGCGCTGAAGGCGGTGGTGAGCTTCCTTCTTTACTCGAAAATACCAACCATCAACGTTGAGTCGATGTGCAGAGAATGGGGAATTGGAAAACCCAAGCTCTATCAGTTGCTCTACGCGATGGAAGAAGTGGGCCTCGTTAACATCGTCCGCAAGGAAGGCGTCGAGAAAGCATACTCTAAGGGTTCGAAAATATTTTTCGCCGACCCAGCTTTTTACTTTGTTTTCGAAGGAGAAACGGGGAACTTCAGAGAAGCTTTCACCGTCTTTGCCCTGAAAGAAAGAATCCGGGCTGCAAAAAGGGAGGAAGAAGCGGATTTTGTGCTCGACGGGGTAAAGCTTGAAATAGGCGGGAGAGGCAAAGTTTCAAAGCACAGTGACTACGTGATCAAAGATGACCTGGACCTTCCGGTGAGAAACTCGGTGCCTCTCTGGATGCTGGGAATGCTCTGGTAA
- a CDS encoding HEPN domain-containing protein — translation MKKAIKAYLTYHDIPFEKTHNLVALLAFCVPLEPSFEQWRETTEILTPYATEFRYPGDVLEPEASEAEEALARAEALVNFIVQLLPPEIRL, via the coding sequence TTGAAAAAAGCTATTAAAGCCTATTTAACATATCATGATATTCCTTTTGAGAAAACGCATAACCTGGTTGCTCTATTGGCCTTTTGTGTTCCTTTAGAACCTTCTTTTGAACAGTGGAGGGAAACGACAGAGATACTCACTCCGTACGCTACAGAGTTTCGCTATCCAGGTGATGTTTTGGAGCCGGAAGCAAGTGAGGCAGAAGAAGCGCTTGCTCGCGCAGAAGCTCTGGTAAATTTTATAGTTCAATTATTACCACCTGAAATCAGGCTATAG
- a CDS encoding HEPN domain-containing protein, translated as MRRETQEWMKIAEEELKSAEYLFTKGLYRMVCYHAQQAVEKFLKAILVEEKSKVPWTHNILDLLFVLRKEKHQPPLTDEEAIFLTGIYRARYPASLGLLPQGEPSFEDAQKALLIAKETYNWVCRKFLNQA; from the coding sequence ATGAGAAGGGAAACTCAGGAGTGGATGAAGATCGCTGAAGAAGAACTTAAGTCTGCGGAATACCTTTTCACGAAAGGACTTTACCGCATGGTTTGCTATCACGCCCAGCAGGCGGTGGAGAAATTCCTGAAGGCAATCCTTGTGGAAGAAAAAAGCAAAGTTCCGTGGACCCATAACATTCTCGATCTCCTCTTTGTTCTTCGGAAAGAAAAGCATCAGCCCCCACTGACTGACGAAGAGGCCATTTTTCTGACCGGCATCTATCGAGCAAGATATCCAGCAAGTCTTGGGCTTCTTCCCCAAGGAGAACCCTCATTTGAGGATGCTCAGAAAGCCTTGCTTATCGCAAAGGAGACTTACAACTGGGTCTGCAGGAAATTCCTGAATCAGGCTTGA
- a CDS encoding DUF86 domain-containing protein: MVFKKQSVIERLKKLEEVLAKLEDKSGITPEEYQRDTDTQWIIERGLELASSAIFDIGNHILAGVYRTSVEEYEQINSLTRAFPASREAPSFSPEGPGHL; encoded by the coding sequence GTGGTATTCAAAAAGCAAAGCGTGATAGAGCGACTTAAAAAGCTGGAGGAAGTTCTGGCCAAGCTCGAGGATAAATCGGGAATCACGCCTGAGGAGTATCAGCGGGATACGGATACCCAGTGGATCATCGAACGCGGGCTTGAACTTGCTTCCTCAGCTATTTTTGATATTGGAAACCACATCCTGGCTGGAGTCTACCGAACTTCCGTTGAGGAATACGAGCAAATTAACTCCCTTACCAGAGCATTCCCAGCATCCAGAGAGGCACCGAGTTTCTCACCGGAAGGTCCAGGTCATCTTTGA